A window of the Balaenoptera acutorostrata chromosome 13, mBalAcu1.1, whole genome shotgun sequence genome harbors these coding sequences:
- the GAS2L1 gene encoding GAS2-like protein 1 isoform X1, with the protein MADPVVGIAGSAAKSVRPFRSSEAYVEAMKEDLAEWLNALYGLGLPSGGDGFLTGLATGTTLCQHANAVTEAARAMAAARPARGVAFQAHSVAPGSFMARDNVATFIGWCRAELGVPEVLMFETEDLVLRKNEKSVVLCLLEVARRGARLGLLAPRLVQFEQEIEQELRAAPPAPNAPSAGEDAATAAAAAAEIATAPGAPARGPRMTPSDLRNLDELVREILGRCTCPDQFPMIKVSEGKYRVGDSSLLIFVRVLRSHVMVRVGGGWDTLEHYLDKHDPCRCSSTAHRPPQTRARTFSPQRVSPTRSPRAGSPAPGGERRGSRPEVTPISLRSSKEGPETPLRVRDQLPPHPRSRRYSGDSDSSASSAQSGPLGARSEDSGTGPRRERPSRRVTTGTPASPRRPPAPRSQSRDRLDRGRPRGAPGGRGGQLLGPSPARRARSQSREEQAVLLVRRDRDGQHSWMPRGRSSPQTPRAHSPAAPRPPRVPISSTELSTTPASVFRTPLQLDPKQEQQLFRRLEEEFLANARALEVAAGGTPTGPAPDLVRAPDPPAPDSAYCSSSSSSSSLSVLGGKCGQPADSGRMPNGLPGPRGPALSSSSDEGNPCPGVGGPPDAPGSPMAGPEPLRTWARGRMDTQPDRKPSRIPTPRGPRRPSGPTETRAWHALHSVSPRAEPDSWM; encoded by the exons ATGGCAGACCCCGTGGTGGGCATCGCGGGCTCGGCAGCCAAGAGCGTGCGGCCGTTCCGCTCAAGTGAGGCCTATGTGGAGGCCATGAAGGAGGACCTGGCCGAGTGGCTCAACGCCTTGTACGGCCTGGGTCTGCCCAGCGGTGGCGATGGCTTCCTGACGGGGCTGGCCACGGGCACCACCCTGTGCCAGCATGCCAATGCCGTCACCGAGGCCGCCCGCGCGATGGCCGCCGCCCGCCCAGCCCGTGGGGTGGCCTTCCAGGCACACAGCGTGGCACCCGGCTCCTTCATGGCCCGAGACAACGTGGCCACCTTCATCGGCTGGTGCCGCGCAGAGCTGGGTGTGCCCGAAGTGCTCATGTTCGAGACCGAGGACTTGGTGCTGCGAAAGAATGAGAAAAGCGTGGTGCTGTGCCTGCTGGAGGTGGCGCGGCGCGGGGCCCGCCTCGGCCTGCTGGCCCCTCGCCTTGTGCAGTTCGAACAGGAGATTGAGCAGGAGCTGCGCGCCGCGCCCCCGGCCCCCAACGCCCCCAGTGCCGGGGAGGACGCTGCCaccgccgccgctgctgctgccgAGATCGCCACCGCCCCGGGGGCTCCCGCCCGCGGGCCCCGCATGACACCCAGCGACCTGCGCAACCTTGACGAGCTG GTGAGAGAGATCTTGGGGCGCTGCACCTGCCCAGACCAGTTTCCCATGATCAAAGTCTCGGAGGGAAAATACCGCGTGGGAGACTCCAGTCTGCTCATCTTTGTGCGG GTGCTGAGAAGCCACGTGATGGTGCGCGTGGGCGGTGGCTGGGACACGCTGGAGCACTACCTGGACAAGCACGACCCCTGCCGCTGCTCCTCCACGG CCCACCGCCCACCCCAGACGAGGGCCCGCACCTTCTCCCCGCAGCGGGTGTCGCCCACCCGCAGCCCCCGAGCTGGTAGCCCAGCCCCCGGGGGTGAGCGCAGGGGCTCCCGCCCGGAGGTGACACCCATTAGCTTACGCAGCTCGAAGGAAGGGCCCGAGACCCCGCTCAG GGTCCGGGACCAGCTGCCCCCCCATCCCCGCTCCCGCCGCTATTCCGGGGACAGCGATTCCTCAGCCTCCTCAGCCCAGAGCGGCCCCCTTGGTGCCCGCAGTGAAGACTCAGGCACTGGCCCCCGACGGGAACGGCCCAGCCGGCGGGTGACCACAGGCACTCCGGCCTCCCCGAGACGCCCCCCCGCCCCGCGCAGCCAGTCCCGAGACCGGCTGGATCGGGGGCGGCCGCGTGGGGCCCCAGGAGGCAGGGGAGGCCAGCTGttgggccccagccctgcccggcGGGCCCGGAGCCAGAGCCGTGAAGAGCAGGCTGTGCTGCTGGTGCGTCGGGACCGAGATGGGCAGCACTCGTGGATGCCACGGGGCAGGAGCAGCCCCCAGACTCCCCGTGCCCACAGCCCCGCGGCCCCCCGGCCTCCCCGGGTCCCCATCTCCAGTACAGAGTTGAGCACCACCCCAGCCAGTGTCTTCCGCACCCCCCTGCAGCTTGACCCAAAGCAGGAGCAGCAACTATTCCGGCGCCTGGAAGAGGAGTTCCTGGCCAATGCCCGAGCCCTTGAGGTTGCTGCTGGCGGGACCCCCACTGGACCAGCCCCTGACCTGGTTCGGGCCCCAGACCCTCCAGCTCCTGACTCAGCCTACTgttcctccagctcctcctcttcGTCCCTCAGCGTCCTGGGTGGCAAGTGTGGCCAACCCGCAGACTCTGGCAGGATGCCCAATGGGCTGCCCGGGCCCCGAGGCCCAGCTCTGTCCAGCTCTTCCGATGAAGGCAACCCCTGCCCCGGTGTAGGGGGCCCACCAGATGCACCTGGGAGCCCCATGGCCGGCCCAGAGCCCCTGAGGACCTGGGCACGAGGCCGGATGGACACACAGCCAGACCGAAAACCCTCACGCATCCCCACACCGAGGGGCCCCCGCCGCCCATCTGGACCCACGGAGACCAGGGCCTGGCATGCCCTGCACTCAGTCAGCCCAAGGGCTGAGCCGGATTCCTGGATGTGA
- the GAS2L1 gene encoding GAS2-like protein 1 isoform X2, with amino-acid sequence MADPVVGIAGSAAKSVRPFRSSEAYVEAMKEDLAEWLNALYGLGLPSGGDGFLTGLATGTTLCQHANAVTEAARAMAAARPARGVAFQAHSVAPGSFMARDNVATFIGWCRAELGVPEVLMFETEDLVLRKNEKSVVLCLLEVARRGARLGLLAPRLVQFEQEIEQELRAAPPAPNAPSAGEDAATAAAAAAEIATAPGAPARGPRMTPSDLRNLDELVLRSHVMVRVGGGWDTLEHYLDKHDPCRCSSTAHRPPQTRARTFSPQRVSPTRSPRAGSPAPGGERRGSRPEVTPISLRSSKEGPETPLRVRDQLPPHPRSRRYSGDSDSSASSAQSGPLGARSEDSGTGPRRERPSRRVTTGTPASPRRPPAPRSQSRDRLDRGRPRGAPGGRGGQLLGPSPARRARSQSREEQAVLLVRRDRDGQHSWMPRGRSSPQTPRAHSPAAPRPPRVPISSTELSTTPASVFRTPLQLDPKQEQQLFRRLEEEFLANARALEVAAGGTPTGPAPDLVRAPDPPAPDSAYCSSSSSSSSLSVLGGKCGQPADSGRMPNGLPGPRGPALSSSSDEGNPCPGVGGPPDAPGSPMAGPEPLRTWARGRMDTQPDRKPSRIPTPRGPRRPSGPTETRAWHALHSVSPRAEPDSWM; translated from the exons ATGGCAGACCCCGTGGTGGGCATCGCGGGCTCGGCAGCCAAGAGCGTGCGGCCGTTCCGCTCAAGTGAGGCCTATGTGGAGGCCATGAAGGAGGACCTGGCCGAGTGGCTCAACGCCTTGTACGGCCTGGGTCTGCCCAGCGGTGGCGATGGCTTCCTGACGGGGCTGGCCACGGGCACCACCCTGTGCCAGCATGCCAATGCCGTCACCGAGGCCGCCCGCGCGATGGCCGCCGCCCGCCCAGCCCGTGGGGTGGCCTTCCAGGCACACAGCGTGGCACCCGGCTCCTTCATGGCCCGAGACAACGTGGCCACCTTCATCGGCTGGTGCCGCGCAGAGCTGGGTGTGCCCGAAGTGCTCATGTTCGAGACCGAGGACTTGGTGCTGCGAAAGAATGAGAAAAGCGTGGTGCTGTGCCTGCTGGAGGTGGCGCGGCGCGGGGCCCGCCTCGGCCTGCTGGCCCCTCGCCTTGTGCAGTTCGAACAGGAGATTGAGCAGGAGCTGCGCGCCGCGCCCCCGGCCCCCAACGCCCCCAGTGCCGGGGAGGACGCTGCCaccgccgccgctgctgctgccgAGATCGCCACCGCCCCGGGGGCTCCCGCCCGCGGGCCCCGCATGACACCCAGCGACCTGCGCAACCTTGACGAGCTG GTGCTGAGAAGCCACGTGATGGTGCGCGTGGGCGGTGGCTGGGACACGCTGGAGCACTACCTGGACAAGCACGACCCCTGCCGCTGCTCCTCCACGG CCCACCGCCCACCCCAGACGAGGGCCCGCACCTTCTCCCCGCAGCGGGTGTCGCCCACCCGCAGCCCCCGAGCTGGTAGCCCAGCCCCCGGGGGTGAGCGCAGGGGCTCCCGCCCGGAGGTGACACCCATTAGCTTACGCAGCTCGAAGGAAGGGCCCGAGACCCCGCTCAG GGTCCGGGACCAGCTGCCCCCCCATCCCCGCTCCCGCCGCTATTCCGGGGACAGCGATTCCTCAGCCTCCTCAGCCCAGAGCGGCCCCCTTGGTGCCCGCAGTGAAGACTCAGGCACTGGCCCCCGACGGGAACGGCCCAGCCGGCGGGTGACCACAGGCACTCCGGCCTCCCCGAGACGCCCCCCCGCCCCGCGCAGCCAGTCCCGAGACCGGCTGGATCGGGGGCGGCCGCGTGGGGCCCCAGGAGGCAGGGGAGGCCAGCTGttgggccccagccctgcccggcGGGCCCGGAGCCAGAGCCGTGAAGAGCAGGCTGTGCTGCTGGTGCGTCGGGACCGAGATGGGCAGCACTCGTGGATGCCACGGGGCAGGAGCAGCCCCCAGACTCCCCGTGCCCACAGCCCCGCGGCCCCCCGGCCTCCCCGGGTCCCCATCTCCAGTACAGAGTTGAGCACCACCCCAGCCAGTGTCTTCCGCACCCCCCTGCAGCTTGACCCAAAGCAGGAGCAGCAACTATTCCGGCGCCTGGAAGAGGAGTTCCTGGCCAATGCCCGAGCCCTTGAGGTTGCTGCTGGCGGGACCCCCACTGGACCAGCCCCTGACCTGGTTCGGGCCCCAGACCCTCCAGCTCCTGACTCAGCCTACTgttcctccagctcctcctcttcGTCCCTCAGCGTCCTGGGTGGCAAGTGTGGCCAACCCGCAGACTCTGGCAGGATGCCCAATGGGCTGCCCGGGCCCCGAGGCCCAGCTCTGTCCAGCTCTTCCGATGAAGGCAACCCCTGCCCCGGTGTAGGGGGCCCACCAGATGCACCTGGGAGCCCCATGGCCGGCCCAGAGCCCCTGAGGACCTGGGCACGAGGCCGGATGGACACACAGCCAGACCGAAAACCCTCACGCATCCCCACACCGAGGGGCCCCCGCCGCCCATCTGGACCCACGGAGACCAGGGCCTGGCATGCCCTGCACTCAGTCAGCCCAAGGGCTGAGCCGGATTCCTGGATGTGA